One window of the Salvia miltiorrhiza cultivar Shanhuang (shh) chromosome 6, IMPLAD_Smil_shh, whole genome shotgun sequence genome contains the following:
- the LOC130988757 gene encoding FACT complex subunit SSRP1 isoform X1 — MIVHYSSIPDSVSCMAELLFNSIALSGRAGTNAGQLKVHSGGIVWKKQGGGKTVEVDKSDLIGLTWMKIPRTNQLGVRTKDGLYYKFTGFRDQDATGLTAFFQSNYGKTPEEKQFSVSGKNWGEVDLNGNMLTFLVGAKQAFEVSLADVAQTQLQGKNDVMLEFHVDDTTGANEKDSLMEISFHIPNSNTQFVGDESCPPAQVFRDKIVSMADVGAGGEEAVITFDGIAILTPRGRYNIELHLSFLRLQGQANDFKIQYSSVVRVFWLPKSNQPHTFVVVTLDPPIRKGQTLYPHIVMQFETDAVMDAALSMSEDLYNAKYKDKLELAHKGLGHEIFVAILRGLSGAKVTRPGKFRSSQDGYAVKSSLKAEDGVLYPLEKSFFFLPKPPTLILHEEVEYVEFERHTAGGSNMHYFDFLIRLKTEQEHLFRNIQRNEYHKLFEFVQNKGLKLMNLPTTQATDGVADVLHHADDDAVDPHLERIKNEAISDEEDEDFVADKYDEGSPTDDSGEGESDASKSGDEKEAPTKKKPKKEPSLPKASSSKKKAKEGEDEGSKKKKQKKKKDPNAPKRAISAFMFFCQTERENLKKTHPGISFTEVGKVLGERWNKMTGEEKCPYEAKARADKIRYSDEIADYRNPQTTNVDAPRTSNYFKH, encoded by the exons ATGATCGTTCATTACTCCTCCATTCCAGATTCAGTTTCTTGTATGGCGGAGCTCCTCTTCAACAGCATCGCTCTCAGTGGCCGCGCTGGAACT AATGCAGGGCAACTTAAGGTACATTCAGGTGGAATAGTATGGAAAAAGCAGGGCGGCGGGAAGACAGTGGAAGTTGATAAAAGTGATTTGATAGGGCTTACCTGGATGAAGATTCCTCGAACAAATCAACTTGGAGTTCGGACAAAAGATGGCCTTTATTATAAGTTCACTGGCTTCAGGGACCAA GATGCTACCGGCCTGACTGCATTTTTCCAATCCAACTATGGGAAAACACCAGAGGAGAAGCAGTTTTCTGTCAGTGGAAAAAACTGGGGGGAAGTTGATTTAAATG GAAATATGCTTACTTTCCTTGTGGGAGCTAAACAAGCATTTGAGGTTTCCCTAGCAGATGTTGCACAAACCCAACTTCAAGGAAAAAATGATGTCATGTTAGAGTTTCATGTAGATGACACTACTGGGGCCAATGAG AAAGATTCTTTAATGGAAATAAGTTTTCACATCCCGAATTCGAACACTCAATTTGTTGGTGATGAAAGCTGCCCTCCAGCTCAG GTGTTCCGGGACAAGATTGTTTCAATGGCAGATGTTGGAGCGGGAGGTGAAGAAGCCGTTATTACTTTCGATGGAATTGCTATACTCACTCCTCG TGGGCGATACAATATTGAACTTCATCTCTCCTTTTTGCGCCTACAAGGACAAGCCAATGACTTCAAAATTCAGTATAGCAGTGTTGTTCGTGTTTTCTGGTTGCCAAAG TCTAACCAGCCGCATACCTTTGTGGTTGTAACTCTAGACCCACCAATTCGGAAGGGGCAAACTTTGTATCCACATATTGTGATGCAG TTTGAGACAGATGCTGTGATGGATGCAGCCCTGTCAATGAGTGAAGACCTTTATAATGCCAAATACAAGGACAAACTAGAGCTTGCACATAAG GGACTCGGACATGAGATCTTTGTGGCAATTCTGCGTGGTCTGTCGGGTGCCAAGGTGACAAGACCAGGGAAATTCCGTAGTAGCCAAGATGGTTATGCTGTGAAGTCGTCCCTTAAAGCTGAAGATGGAGTTCTTTATCCTCTTGAAAAAAGCTTCTTCTTCTTACCCAAGCCGCCTACGCTCATTCTCCACGAGGAG GTGGAATATGTGGAATTTGAGAGGCACACTGCTGGAGGTTCAAatatgcattattttgattttcTGATTAGACTTAAGACCGAGCAGGAGCACCTTTTCCGAAACATTCAGAGAAATGAGTACCATAAGCTCTTTGAATTCGTCCA AAATAAAGGGCTGAAGCTGATGAATTTGCCAACAACTCAGGCAACAGATGGCGTTGCAGATGTTCTTCATCATGCTGATGATGATGCTGTTGACCCACATCTTGAGAGGATAAAAAATGAAGCAATCAGTGATGAGGAG GACGAGGACTTTGTTGCTGACAAATATGATGAAGGCTCCCCAACAGATGATTCTGGGGAAGGGGAATCCGATGCCAGTAAAAGTGGAGACGAAAAAGAG GCACCAACCAAAAAGAAACCCAAAAAAGAACCTTCCCTTCCCAAGGCATCATCAAGTAAGAAAAAAGCTAAAGAGGGTGAAGACGAGGGatccaagaagaagaaacaaaagaagaaaaaggatCCAAATGCACCAAAGAGGGCAATCAGTGCCTTCATGTTCTTCTGTCAAACTGAAAGAGAG AATCTCAAGAAAACTCATCCTGGAATCTCCTTTACAGAAGTGGGCAAAGTTCTAGGTGAAAGATGGAATAAAATGACAG GTGAGGAGAAATGTCCGTATGAAGCTAAAGCTCGAGCAGACAAGATACGTTATAGCGATGAGATCGCTGACTATAGAAATCCGCAAACCACTAATGTAGATGCCCCTCGCACCTCTAATTACTTCAAACATTAG
- the LOC130988757 gene encoding FACT complex subunit SSRP1 isoform X2, with protein sequence MLTFLVGAKQAFEVSLADVAQTQLQGKNDVMLEFHVDDTTGANEKDSLMEISFHIPNSNTQFVGDESCPPAQVFRDKIVSMADVGAGGEEAVITFDGIAILTPRGRYNIELHLSFLRLQGQANDFKIQYSSVVRVFWLPKSNQPHTFVVVTLDPPIRKGQTLYPHIVMQFETDAVMDAALSMSEDLYNAKYKDKLELAHKGLGHEIFVAILRGLSGAKVTRPGKFRSSQDGYAVKSSLKAEDGVLYPLEKSFFFLPKPPTLILHEEVEYVEFERHTAGGSNMHYFDFLIRLKTEQEHLFRNIQRNEYHKLFEFVQNKGLKLMNLPTTQATDGVADVLHHADDDAVDPHLERIKNEAISDEEDEDFVADKYDEGSPTDDSGEGESDASKSGDEKEAPTKKKPKKEPSLPKASSSKKKAKEGEDEGSKKKKQKKKKDPNAPKRAISAFMFFCQTERENLKKTHPGISFTEVGKVLGERWNKMTGEEKCPYEAKARADKIRYSDEIADYRNPQTTNVDAPRTSNYFKH encoded by the exons ATGCTTACTTTCCTTGTGGGAGCTAAACAAGCATTTGAGGTTTCCCTAGCAGATGTTGCACAAACCCAACTTCAAGGAAAAAATGATGTCATGTTAGAGTTTCATGTAGATGACACTACTGGGGCCAATGAG AAAGATTCTTTAATGGAAATAAGTTTTCACATCCCGAATTCGAACACTCAATTTGTTGGTGATGAAAGCTGCCCTCCAGCTCAG GTGTTCCGGGACAAGATTGTTTCAATGGCAGATGTTGGAGCGGGAGGTGAAGAAGCCGTTATTACTTTCGATGGAATTGCTATACTCACTCCTCG TGGGCGATACAATATTGAACTTCATCTCTCCTTTTTGCGCCTACAAGGACAAGCCAATGACTTCAAAATTCAGTATAGCAGTGTTGTTCGTGTTTTCTGGTTGCCAAAG TCTAACCAGCCGCATACCTTTGTGGTTGTAACTCTAGACCCACCAATTCGGAAGGGGCAAACTTTGTATCCACATATTGTGATGCAG TTTGAGACAGATGCTGTGATGGATGCAGCCCTGTCAATGAGTGAAGACCTTTATAATGCCAAATACAAGGACAAACTAGAGCTTGCACATAAG GGACTCGGACATGAGATCTTTGTGGCAATTCTGCGTGGTCTGTCGGGTGCCAAGGTGACAAGACCAGGGAAATTCCGTAGTAGCCAAGATGGTTATGCTGTGAAGTCGTCCCTTAAAGCTGAAGATGGAGTTCTTTATCCTCTTGAAAAAAGCTTCTTCTTCTTACCCAAGCCGCCTACGCTCATTCTCCACGAGGAG GTGGAATATGTGGAATTTGAGAGGCACACTGCTGGAGGTTCAAatatgcattattttgattttcTGATTAGACTTAAGACCGAGCAGGAGCACCTTTTCCGAAACATTCAGAGAAATGAGTACCATAAGCTCTTTGAATTCGTCCA AAATAAAGGGCTGAAGCTGATGAATTTGCCAACAACTCAGGCAACAGATGGCGTTGCAGATGTTCTTCATCATGCTGATGATGATGCTGTTGACCCACATCTTGAGAGGATAAAAAATGAAGCAATCAGTGATGAGGAG GACGAGGACTTTGTTGCTGACAAATATGATGAAGGCTCCCCAACAGATGATTCTGGGGAAGGGGAATCCGATGCCAGTAAAAGTGGAGACGAAAAAGAG GCACCAACCAAAAAGAAACCCAAAAAAGAACCTTCCCTTCCCAAGGCATCATCAAGTAAGAAAAAAGCTAAAGAGGGTGAAGACGAGGGatccaagaagaagaaacaaaagaagaaaaaggatCCAAATGCACCAAAGAGGGCAATCAGTGCCTTCATGTTCTTCTGTCAAACTGAAAGAGAG AATCTCAAGAAAACTCATCCTGGAATCTCCTTTACAGAAGTGGGCAAAGTTCTAGGTGAAAGATGGAATAAAATGACAG GTGAGGAGAAATGTCCGTATGAAGCTAAAGCTCGAGCAGACAAGATACGTTATAGCGATGAGATCGCTGACTATAGAAATCCGCAAACCACTAATGTAGATGCCCCTCGCACCTCTAATTACTTCAAACATTAG
- the LOC130990516 gene encoding uncharacterized protein LOC130990516, which translates to MTSPGGLNLPIVSNNFACNNSPMNDYTKTGAGLAGGNGADSAFVEEREVAIPNATAISNPNDSDVGADNMPKSKSEQFSLKVPQHLYAQEVSKEFSHAIIGRLFLRKGDKPQPALLLKAELHKIWKLESEWQLIPLGKGYYTLVFRTPEDKTRAKAKPVWELSCGHVRLREWSKHFDPFKENSSMANVWVRIHYLPIEYWHPEILAGIGRYIGHPIKIDGASARRDFGQFARLLIELDMSKSFPTTLLIDNDSFSFYVEFTYENLPYYCSKCKLTGHPIEKCRKISVKKTVVEEDVQDRSQMPLVKNGKQWQPISGDARDER; encoded by the exons ATGACTTCTCCGGGAGGTCTGAATCTCCCAATAGTTTCGAACAACTTTGCCTGCAATAATTCCCCGATGAATGACTACACAAAGACTGGTGCGGGCTTGGCTGGCGGTAACGGAGCAGATTCTGCTTTTGTGGAGGAACGAGAAGTTGCTATACCCAACGCCACAGCTATCTCAAACCCTAATGATTCGGATGTGGGGGCTGATAACATGCCCAAATCCAAATC AGAGCAGTTCTCCTTAAAAGTTCCACAGCACCTATATGCGCAAGAAGTCAGTAAGGAATTCTCTCATGCTATTATTGGTCGTCTTTTCCTTCGTAAAGGAGACAAACCTCAACCTGCATTGCTCCTCAAGGCAGAACTTCacaaaatttggaaattagaATCTGAGTGGCAACTTATTCCTCTTGGGAAAGGGTATTATACGCTGGTTTTCCGGACTCCTGAAGACAAAACTCGTGCTAAAGCCAAGCCGGTCTGGGAATTATCTTGTGGTCATGTACGTCTTCGAGAATGGTCCAAACACTTTGATCCATTTAAAGAGAATTCTTCCATGGCGAATGTATGGGTGAGGATACATTATTTGCCAATTGAGTATTGGCATCCTGAGATTCTAGCCGGGATTGGGCGGTACATTGGTCATCCTATTAAAATTGACGGAGCCTCGGCCCGTCGTGATTTTGGGCAGTTCGCGCGCCTTcttattgagttagatatgtcCAAATCCTTTCCTACTACTCTCTTAATTGATAACGATTCTTTTTCGTTCTATGTTGAATTCACGTATGAGAATTTACCTTACTATTGCTCAAAATGTAAACTTACAGGACATCCCATCGAAAAGTGTCGGAAAATCTCCGTTAAGAAGACGGTTGTGGAAGAGGATGTTCAAGATAGAAGTCAAATGCCTTTGGTTAAAAATGGGAAACAGTGGCAACCTATCTCTGGTGATGCTAGAGACGAGAGATAA